One window from the genome of Ovis canadensis isolate MfBH-ARS-UI-01 breed Bighorn chromosome 21, ARS-UI_OviCan_v2, whole genome shotgun sequence encodes:
- the BRSK2 gene encoding serine/threonine-protein kinase BRSK2 isoform X10 has translation MTSTGKDGGGAQHAQYVGPYRLEKTLGKGQTGLVRLGVHRVTCQKVAVKIVNREKLSESVLMKVEREIAILKLIEHPHVLKLHDVYENKKYLYLVLEHVSGGELFDYLVKKGRLTPKEARKFFRQIISALDFCHSHSICHRDLKPENLLLDEKNNIRIADFGMASLQVGDSLLETSCGSPHYACPEVIRGEKYDGRKADVWSCGVILFALLVGALPFDDDNLRQLLEKVKRGVFHMPHFIPPDCQSLLRGMIEVDAARRLTLEHIQKHIWYIGGKNEPEPEQPVPRKVQIRSLPSLEDIDPDVLDSMHSLGCFRDRNKLLQDLLSEEENQEKMIYFLLLDRKERYPSHEDEDLPPRNEIDPPRKRVDSPMLNRHGKRRPERKSMEVLSVTDGGSPVPARRALEMAQHGQRSRSISGASSGLSTSPLSSPRVTPHPSPRGSPLPTPKGTPVHTPKESPAGTPNPTPPSSPSVGGVPWRTRLNSIKNSFLGSPRFHRRKLQVPTPEEMSNLTPESSPELAKKSWFGNFISLEKEEQIFVVIKDKPLSSIKADIVHAFLSIPSLSHSVISQTSFRAEYKATGGPAVFQKPVKFQVDITYTEGGAAQKENGIYSVTFTLLSGPSRRFKRVVETIQAQLLSTHEQPSAQHLSDTTNCMEMMTGRLSKCGIIPKS, from the exons GCCTGGTGAGGCTGGGGGTCCACCGTGTCACGTGCCAGAAGGTGGCCGTCAAGATCGTCAACCGGGAGAAGCTCAGCGAGTCTGTGCTGATGAAG GTGGAGCGGGAGATCGCGATCCTGAAGCTGATCGAGCACCCCCACGTCCTCAAACTGCACGACgtctatgaaaacaaaaaatattt ATACCTGGTGCTAGAACACGTGTCTGGTGGAGAGCTCTTTGACTACCTGGTCAAGAAGGGGAGGCTGACCCCCAAGGAGGCCCGGAAGTTCTTCCGCCAGATCATCTCTGCGCTGGACTTCTGCCACAGCCACTCCATATG CCACAGGGATCTGAAACCAGAAAACCTTCTACTGGACGAGAAGAATAACATCCGGATCGCAGACTTCGGCATGGCGTCGCTGCAGGTTGGCGACAGCCTGCTGGAGACCAGCTGCGG GTCGCCCCACTATGCCTGTCCGGAGGTGATCCGG GGGGAGAAATACGACGGCCGCAAGGCAGACGTGTGGAGCTGCGGCGTGATTCTGTTCGCGTTGCTGGTG GGGGCGCTGCCCTTCGACGACGACAACCTGCGGCAGCTGCTGGAGAAGGTGAAACGCGGGGTCTTCCACATGCCGCACTTCATCCCGCCCGACTGCCAGAGCCTGCTGCGCGGCATGATCGAGGTGGACGCGGCGCGGCGTCTCACG CTAGAGCACATTCAGAAACACATATGGTATAT AGGAGGCAAGAACGAGCCGGAGCCGGAGCAGCCTGTCCCTCGCAAGGTGCAGATCCGCTCCCTGCCCAGCCTGGAGGACATCGACCCCGACGTGCTGGACAGCATGCACTCGCTCGGCTGCTTCCGGGACCGCAACAAGCTGCTGCAGGACCTGCTGTCCGAGGA GGAGAACCAGGAGAAGATGatctatttcctcctcctggacCGGAAAGAGAGGTACCCGAGCCACGAGGACGAGGACTTGCCGCCCAGGAACGAGATAG ACCCGCCCCGGAAGCGCGTGGACTCCCCGATGCTCAACCGGCACGGCAAGCGGCGGCCCGAGCGGAAGTCCATGGAGGTGCTGAGCGTGACGGACGGCGGCTCCCCTGTGCCCGCACGGCGGGCCCTGGAGATGGCCCAGCACGGCCAGAG GTCCAGGTCCATCAGCGGCGCCTCCTCGGGCCTGTCCACCAGCCCGCTCAGCAGCCCCCGG GTGACCCCTCACCCCTCTCCGAGGGGCAGTCCCCTCCCTACCCCCAAGGGGACGCCTGTGCACACACCCAAGGAGAGCCCGGCTGGCACGCCCAACCCCACGCCGCCATCCAGCCCCAGCGTGGGAGGGGTGCCCTGGAGGACGCGGCTCAACTCCATCAAGAACAGCTTCCTGGGGTCGCCCCGCTTCCACCGCCGGAAACTGCAAG TTCCGACGCCCGAGGAGATGTCCAACCTGACCCCGGAGTCGTCCCCAGA GCTCGCCAAGAAGTCCTGGTTCGGAAACTTCATCAGCCTAGAGAAGGAGGAGCAGATCTTCGTGGTCATCAAGGATAAGCCGCTGAGCTCCATCAAAGCTGACATCGTCCACGCCTTCCTGTCG ATCCCCAGCCTCAGCCACAGCGTCATCTCCCAGACGAGCTTCCGGGCGGAGTACAAGGCGACCGGGGGCCCGGCCGTGTTCCAGAAGCCGGTCAAGTTCCAGGTGGACATCACGTACACGGAGGGCGGGGCCGCGCAGAAGGAGAACGGCATCTACTCGGTCACGTTCACGCTCCTGTCGG GCCCGAGCCGCCGCTTCAAGAGGGTTGTGGAGACCATTCAGGCCCAGCTGCTGAGCACACACGAGCAGCCCTCTGCCCAGCACTTGTCAG ACACCACTAACTGTATGGAAATGATGACGGGGAGGCTTTCCAAATGTG GAATTATCCCGAAAAGTTAA
- the BRSK2 gene encoding serine/threonine-protein kinase BRSK2 isoform X8 gives MTSTGKDGGGAQHAQYVGPYRLEKTLGKGQTGLVRLGVHRVTCQKVAVKIVNREKLSESVLMKVEREIAILKLIEHPHVLKLHDVYENKKYLYLVLEHVSGGELFDYLVKKGRLTPKEARKFFRQIISALDFCHSHSICHRDLKPENLLLDEKNNIRIADFGMASLQVGDSLLETSCGSPHYACPEVIRGEKYDGRKADVWSCGVILFALLVGALPFDDDNLRQLLEKVKRGVFHMPHFIPPDCQSLLRGMIEVDAARRLTLEHIQKHIWYIGGKNEPEPEQPVPRKVQIRSLPSLEDIDPDVLDSMHSLGCFRDRNKLLQDLLSEEENQEKMIYFLLLDRKERYPSHEDEDLPPRNEIDPPRKRVDSPMLNRHGKRRPERKSMEVLSVTDGGSPVPARRALEMAQHGQSKAMFSKSLDIAEAHPQFSKEDRSRSISGASSGLSTSPLSSPRVTPHPSPRGSPLPTPKGTPVHTPKESPAGTPNPTPPSSPSVGGVPWRTRLNSIKNSFLGSPRFHRRKLQVPTPEEMSNLTPESSPELAKKSWFGNFISLEKEEQIFVVIKDKPLSSIKADIVHAFLSIPSLSHSVISQTSFRAEYKATGGPAVFQKPVKFQVDITYTEGGAAQKENGIYSVTFTLLSGPSRRFKRVVETIQAQLLSTHEQPSAQHLSDTTNCMEMMTGRLSKCGIIPKS, from the exons GCCTGGTGAGGCTGGGGGTCCACCGTGTCACGTGCCAGAAGGTGGCCGTCAAGATCGTCAACCGGGAGAAGCTCAGCGAGTCTGTGCTGATGAAG GTGGAGCGGGAGATCGCGATCCTGAAGCTGATCGAGCACCCCCACGTCCTCAAACTGCACGACgtctatgaaaacaaaaaatattt ATACCTGGTGCTAGAACACGTGTCTGGTGGAGAGCTCTTTGACTACCTGGTCAAGAAGGGGAGGCTGACCCCCAAGGAGGCCCGGAAGTTCTTCCGCCAGATCATCTCTGCGCTGGACTTCTGCCACAGCCACTCCATATG CCACAGGGATCTGAAACCAGAAAACCTTCTACTGGACGAGAAGAATAACATCCGGATCGCAGACTTCGGCATGGCGTCGCTGCAGGTTGGCGACAGCCTGCTGGAGACCAGCTGCGG GTCGCCCCACTATGCCTGTCCGGAGGTGATCCGG GGGGAGAAATACGACGGCCGCAAGGCAGACGTGTGGAGCTGCGGCGTGATTCTGTTCGCGTTGCTGGTG GGGGCGCTGCCCTTCGACGACGACAACCTGCGGCAGCTGCTGGAGAAGGTGAAACGCGGGGTCTTCCACATGCCGCACTTCATCCCGCCCGACTGCCAGAGCCTGCTGCGCGGCATGATCGAGGTGGACGCGGCGCGGCGTCTCACG CTAGAGCACATTCAGAAACACATATGGTATAT AGGAGGCAAGAACGAGCCGGAGCCGGAGCAGCCTGTCCCTCGCAAGGTGCAGATCCGCTCCCTGCCCAGCCTGGAGGACATCGACCCCGACGTGCTGGACAGCATGCACTCGCTCGGCTGCTTCCGGGACCGCAACAAGCTGCTGCAGGACCTGCTGTCCGAGGA GGAGAACCAGGAGAAGATGatctatttcctcctcctggacCGGAAAGAGAGGTACCCGAGCCACGAGGACGAGGACTTGCCGCCCAGGAACGAGATAG ACCCGCCCCGGAAGCGCGTGGACTCCCCGATGCTCAACCGGCACGGCAAGCGGCGGCCCGAGCGGAAGTCCATGGAGGTGCTGAGCGTGACGGACGGCGGCTCCCCTGTGCCCGCACGGCGGGCCCTGGAGATGGCCCAGCACGGCCAGAG TAAAGCAATGTTCAGTAAAAGCCTGGATATCGCTGAAGCCCACCCCCAATTCAGCAAAGAAGACAG GTCCAGGTCCATCAGCGGCGCCTCCTCGGGCCTGTCCACCAGCCCGCTCAGCAGCCCCCGG GTGACCCCTCACCCCTCTCCGAGGGGCAGTCCCCTCCCTACCCCCAAGGGGACGCCTGTGCACACACCCAAGGAGAGCCCGGCTGGCACGCCCAACCCCACGCCGCCATCCAGCCCCAGCGTGGGAGGGGTGCCCTGGAGGACGCGGCTCAACTCCATCAAGAACAGCTTCCTGGGGTCGCCCCGCTTCCACCGCCGGAAACTGCAAG TTCCGACGCCCGAGGAGATGTCCAACCTGACCCCGGAGTCGTCCCCAGA GCTCGCCAAGAAGTCCTGGTTCGGAAACTTCATCAGCCTAGAGAAGGAGGAGCAGATCTTCGTGGTCATCAAGGATAAGCCGCTGAGCTCCATCAAAGCTGACATCGTCCACGCCTTCCTGTCG ATCCCCAGCCTCAGCCACAGCGTCATCTCCCAGACGAGCTTCCGGGCGGAGTACAAGGCGACCGGGGGCCCGGCCGTGTTCCAGAAGCCGGTCAAGTTCCAGGTGGACATCACGTACACGGAGGGCGGGGCCGCGCAGAAGGAGAACGGCATCTACTCGGTCACGTTCACGCTCCTGTCGG GCCCGAGCCGCCGCTTCAAGAGGGTTGTGGAGACCATTCAGGCCCAGCTGCTGAGCACACACGAGCAGCCCTCTGCCCAGCACTTGTCAG ACACCACTAACTGTATGGAAATGATGACGGGGAGGCTTTCCAAATGTG GAATTATCCCGAAAAGTTAA
- the BRSK2 gene encoding serine/threonine-protein kinase BRSK2 isoform X6: protein MTSTGKDGGGAQHAQYVGPYRLEKTLGKGQTGLVRLGVHRVTCQKVAVKIVNREKLSESVLMKVEREIAILKLIEHPHVLKLHDVYENKKYLYLVLEHVSGGELFDYLVKKGRLTPKEARKFFRQIISALDFCHSHSICHRDLKPENLLLDEKNNIRIADFGMASLQVGDSLLETSCGSPHYACPEVIRGEKYDGRKADVWSCGVILFALLVGALPFDDDNLRQLLEKVKRGVFHMPHFIPPDCQSLLRGMIEVDAARRLTLEHIQKHIWYIGGKNEPEPEQPVPRKVQIRSLPSLEDIDPDVLDSMHSLGCFRDRNKLLQDLLSEEENQEKMIYFLLLDRKERYPSHEDEDLPPRNEIDPPRKRVDSPMLNRHGKRRPERKSMEVLSVTDGGSPVPARRALEMAQHGQSKAMFSKSLDIAEAHPQFSKEDRSRSISGASSGLSTSPLSSPRPIRKFILPPPPPELPFVACPPATSTEPEACRSASRPGHLLPPQAAPRPNPKTQTLPSKAKLTDKPLQGTKSNPLPAGTQAQPLVPGGLSPQPALPPGPPALPSPAQLPSPGTEPNTKSVPIIQVTPHPSPRGSPLPTPKGTPVHTPKESPAGTPNPTPPSSPSVGGVPWRTRLNSIKNSFLGSPRFHRRKLQVPTPEEMSNLTPESSPELAKKSWFGNFISLEKEEQIFVVIKDKPLSSIKADIVHAFLSIPSLSHSVISQTSFRAEYKATGGPAVFQKPVKFQVDITYTEGGAAQKENGIYSVTFTLLSGPSRRFKRVVETIQAQLLSTHEQPSAQHLSDTTNCMEMMTGRLSKCGIIPKS, encoded by the exons GCCTGGTGAGGCTGGGGGTCCACCGTGTCACGTGCCAGAAGGTGGCCGTCAAGATCGTCAACCGGGAGAAGCTCAGCGAGTCTGTGCTGATGAAG GTGGAGCGGGAGATCGCGATCCTGAAGCTGATCGAGCACCCCCACGTCCTCAAACTGCACGACgtctatgaaaacaaaaaatattt ATACCTGGTGCTAGAACACGTGTCTGGTGGAGAGCTCTTTGACTACCTGGTCAAGAAGGGGAGGCTGACCCCCAAGGAGGCCCGGAAGTTCTTCCGCCAGATCATCTCTGCGCTGGACTTCTGCCACAGCCACTCCATATG CCACAGGGATCTGAAACCAGAAAACCTTCTACTGGACGAGAAGAATAACATCCGGATCGCAGACTTCGGCATGGCGTCGCTGCAGGTTGGCGACAGCCTGCTGGAGACCAGCTGCGG GTCGCCCCACTATGCCTGTCCGGAGGTGATCCGG GGGGAGAAATACGACGGCCGCAAGGCAGACGTGTGGAGCTGCGGCGTGATTCTGTTCGCGTTGCTGGTG GGGGCGCTGCCCTTCGACGACGACAACCTGCGGCAGCTGCTGGAGAAGGTGAAACGCGGGGTCTTCCACATGCCGCACTTCATCCCGCCCGACTGCCAGAGCCTGCTGCGCGGCATGATCGAGGTGGACGCGGCGCGGCGTCTCACG CTAGAGCACATTCAGAAACACATATGGTATAT AGGAGGCAAGAACGAGCCGGAGCCGGAGCAGCCTGTCCCTCGCAAGGTGCAGATCCGCTCCCTGCCCAGCCTGGAGGACATCGACCCCGACGTGCTGGACAGCATGCACTCGCTCGGCTGCTTCCGGGACCGCAACAAGCTGCTGCAGGACCTGCTGTCCGAGGA GGAGAACCAGGAGAAGATGatctatttcctcctcctggacCGGAAAGAGAGGTACCCGAGCCACGAGGACGAGGACTTGCCGCCCAGGAACGAGATAG ACCCGCCCCGGAAGCGCGTGGACTCCCCGATGCTCAACCGGCACGGCAAGCGGCGGCCCGAGCGGAAGTCCATGGAGGTGCTGAGCGTGACGGACGGCGGCTCCCCTGTGCCCGCACGGCGGGCCCTGGAGATGGCCCAGCACGGCCAGAG TAAAGCAATGTTCAGTAAAAGCCTGGATATCGCTGAAGCCCACCCCCAATTCAGCAAAGAAGACAG GTCCAGGTCCATCAGCGGCGCCTCCTCGGGCCTGTCCACCAGCCCGCTCAGCAGCCCCCGG CCTATTAGAAAGTTCATcctgcctcccccgccccccgagCTCCCCTTTGTGGCCTGCCCCCCGGCCACCTCCACGGAGCCTGAAGCTTGTCGGAGCGCCTCCCGGCCCGGACACCTCCTCCCTCCACAGGCCGCCCCGCGGCCCAACCCCAAGACCCAGACCTTGCCGAGCAAGGCCAAGCTGACCGACAAGCCGCTGCAGGGCACCAAGTCCAACCCACTCCCGGCAGGCACCCAGGCCCAGCCCCTTGTCCCAGGGGGCCTCAGCCCCCAGCCGGCCCTGCCCCCGGGCCCACCCGCCTTGCCGTCGCCTGCCCAGCTCCCATCCCCTGGGACTGAACCGAACACCAAATCTGTCCCCATCATACAGGTGACCCCTCACCCCTCTCCGAGGGGCAGTCCCCTCCCTACCCCCAAGGGGACGCCTGTGCACACACCCAAGGAGAGCCCGGCTGGCACGCCCAACCCCACGCCGCCATCCAGCCCCAGCGTGGGAGGGGTGCCCTGGAGGACGCGGCTCAACTCCATCAAGAACAGCTTCCTGGGGTCGCCCCGCTTCCACCGCCGGAAACTGCAAG TTCCGACGCCCGAGGAGATGTCCAACCTGACCCCGGAGTCGTCCCCAGA GCTCGCCAAGAAGTCCTGGTTCGGAAACTTCATCAGCCTAGAGAAGGAGGAGCAGATCTTCGTGGTCATCAAGGATAAGCCGCTGAGCTCCATCAAAGCTGACATCGTCCACGCCTTCCTGTCG ATCCCCAGCCTCAGCCACAGCGTCATCTCCCAGACGAGCTTCCGGGCGGAGTACAAGGCGACCGGGGGCCCGGCCGTGTTCCAGAAGCCGGTCAAGTTCCAGGTGGACATCACGTACACGGAGGGCGGGGCCGCGCAGAAGGAGAACGGCATCTACTCGGTCACGTTCACGCTCCTGTCGG GCCCGAGCCGCCGCTTCAAGAGGGTTGTGGAGACCATTCAGGCCCAGCTGCTGAGCACACACGAGCAGCCCTCTGCCCAGCACTTGTCAG ACACCACTAACTGTATGGAAATGATGACGGGGAGGCTTTCCAAATGTG GAATTATCCCGAAAAGTTAA
- the BRSK2 gene encoding serine/threonine-protein kinase BRSK2 isoform X3, producing MTSTGKDGGGAQHAQYVGPYRLEKTLGKGQTGLVRLGVHRVTCQKVAVKIVNREKLSESVLMKVEREIAILKLIEHPHVLKLHDVYENKKYLYLVLEHVSGGELFDYLVKKGRLTPKEARKFFRQIISALDFCHSHSICHRDLKPENLLLDEKNNIRIADFGMASLQVGDSLLETSCGSPHYACPEVIRGEKYDGRKADVWSCGVILFALLVGALPFDDDNLRQLLEKVKRGVFHMPHFIPPDCQSLLRGMIEVDAARRLTLEHIQKHIWYIGGKNEPEPEQPVPRKVQIRSLPSLEDIDPDVLDSMHSLGCFRDRNKLLQDLLSEEENQEKMIYFLLLDRKERYPSHEDEDLPPRNEIDPPRKRVDSPMLNRHGKRRPERKSMEVLSVTDGGSPVPARRALEMAQHGQSKAMFSKSLDIAEAHPQFSKEDRSRSISGASSGLSTSPLSSPRPIRKFILPPPPPELPFVACPPATSTEPEACRSASRPGHLLPPQAAPRPNPKTQTLPSKAKLTDKPLQGTKSNPLPAGTQAQPLVPGGLSPQPALPPGPPALPSPAQLPSPGTEPNTKSVPIIQVTPHPSPRGSPLPTPKGTPVHTPKESPAGTPNPTPPSSPSVGGVPWRTRLNSIKNSFLGSPRFHRRKLQVPTPEEMSNLTPESSPELAKKSWFGNFISLEKEEQIFVVIKDKPLSSIKADIVHAFLSIPSLSHSVISQTSFRAEYKATGGPAVFQKPVKFQVDITYTEGGAAQKENGIYSVTFTLLSGPSRRFKRVVETIQAQLLSTHEQPSAQHLSDTTNCMEMMTGRLSKCDEKNGQAAQAPSMPAKRSAHSPLGDSAAAGPGPGGDAEYPAGKDTARTGLPAARREQP from the exons GCCTGGTGAGGCTGGGGGTCCACCGTGTCACGTGCCAGAAGGTGGCCGTCAAGATCGTCAACCGGGAGAAGCTCAGCGAGTCTGTGCTGATGAAG GTGGAGCGGGAGATCGCGATCCTGAAGCTGATCGAGCACCCCCACGTCCTCAAACTGCACGACgtctatgaaaacaaaaaatattt ATACCTGGTGCTAGAACACGTGTCTGGTGGAGAGCTCTTTGACTACCTGGTCAAGAAGGGGAGGCTGACCCCCAAGGAGGCCCGGAAGTTCTTCCGCCAGATCATCTCTGCGCTGGACTTCTGCCACAGCCACTCCATATG CCACAGGGATCTGAAACCAGAAAACCTTCTACTGGACGAGAAGAATAACATCCGGATCGCAGACTTCGGCATGGCGTCGCTGCAGGTTGGCGACAGCCTGCTGGAGACCAGCTGCGG GTCGCCCCACTATGCCTGTCCGGAGGTGATCCGG GGGGAGAAATACGACGGCCGCAAGGCAGACGTGTGGAGCTGCGGCGTGATTCTGTTCGCGTTGCTGGTG GGGGCGCTGCCCTTCGACGACGACAACCTGCGGCAGCTGCTGGAGAAGGTGAAACGCGGGGTCTTCCACATGCCGCACTTCATCCCGCCCGACTGCCAGAGCCTGCTGCGCGGCATGATCGAGGTGGACGCGGCGCGGCGTCTCACG CTAGAGCACATTCAGAAACACATATGGTATAT AGGAGGCAAGAACGAGCCGGAGCCGGAGCAGCCTGTCCCTCGCAAGGTGCAGATCCGCTCCCTGCCCAGCCTGGAGGACATCGACCCCGACGTGCTGGACAGCATGCACTCGCTCGGCTGCTTCCGGGACCGCAACAAGCTGCTGCAGGACCTGCTGTCCGAGGA GGAGAACCAGGAGAAGATGatctatttcctcctcctggacCGGAAAGAGAGGTACCCGAGCCACGAGGACGAGGACTTGCCGCCCAGGAACGAGATAG ACCCGCCCCGGAAGCGCGTGGACTCCCCGATGCTCAACCGGCACGGCAAGCGGCGGCCCGAGCGGAAGTCCATGGAGGTGCTGAGCGTGACGGACGGCGGCTCCCCTGTGCCCGCACGGCGGGCCCTGGAGATGGCCCAGCACGGCCAGAG TAAAGCAATGTTCAGTAAAAGCCTGGATATCGCTGAAGCCCACCCCCAATTCAGCAAAGAAGACAG GTCCAGGTCCATCAGCGGCGCCTCCTCGGGCCTGTCCACCAGCCCGCTCAGCAGCCCCCGG CCTATTAGAAAGTTCATcctgcctcccccgccccccgagCTCCCCTTTGTGGCCTGCCCCCCGGCCACCTCCACGGAGCCTGAAGCTTGTCGGAGCGCCTCCCGGCCCGGACACCTCCTCCCTCCACAGGCCGCCCCGCGGCCCAACCCCAAGACCCAGACCTTGCCGAGCAAGGCCAAGCTGACCGACAAGCCGCTGCAGGGCACCAAGTCCAACCCACTCCCGGCAGGCACCCAGGCCCAGCCCCTTGTCCCAGGGGGCCTCAGCCCCCAGCCGGCCCTGCCCCCGGGCCCACCCGCCTTGCCGTCGCCTGCCCAGCTCCCATCCCCTGGGACTGAACCGAACACCAAATCTGTCCCCATCATACAGGTGACCCCTCACCCCTCTCCGAGGGGCAGTCCCCTCCCTACCCCCAAGGGGACGCCTGTGCACACACCCAAGGAGAGCCCGGCTGGCACGCCCAACCCCACGCCGCCATCCAGCCCCAGCGTGGGAGGGGTGCCCTGGAGGACGCGGCTCAACTCCATCAAGAACAGCTTCCTGGGGTCGCCCCGCTTCCACCGCCGGAAACTGCAAG TTCCGACGCCCGAGGAGATGTCCAACCTGACCCCGGAGTCGTCCCCAGA GCTCGCCAAGAAGTCCTGGTTCGGAAACTTCATCAGCCTAGAGAAGGAGGAGCAGATCTTCGTGGTCATCAAGGATAAGCCGCTGAGCTCCATCAAAGCTGACATCGTCCACGCCTTCCTGTCG ATCCCCAGCCTCAGCCACAGCGTCATCTCCCAGACGAGCTTCCGGGCGGAGTACAAGGCGACCGGGGGCCCGGCCGTGTTCCAGAAGCCGGTCAAGTTCCAGGTGGACATCACGTACACGGAGGGCGGGGCCGCGCAGAAGGAGAACGGCATCTACTCGGTCACGTTCACGCTCCTGTCGG GCCCGAGCCGCCGCTTCAAGAGGGTTGTGGAGACCATTCAGGCCCAGCTGCTGAGCACACACGAGCAGCCCTCTGCCCAGCACTTGTCAG ACACCACTAACTGTATGGAAATGATGACGGGGAGGCTTTCCAAATGTG ACGAGAAGAACGGGCAGGcggcccaggcccccagcatgCCCGCCAAGCGGAGTGCCCACAGCCCACTCGGGGACTCCGCGGCCGCTGGCCCCGGCCCTGGAGGGGACGCCGAGTACCCAGCGGGCAAGGACACGGCCAGGACGGGGCTGCCCGCCGCCCGCCGGGAGCAGCCTTAG
- the BRSK2 gene encoding serine/threonine-protein kinase BRSK2 isoform X7, with translation MTSTGKDGGGAQHAQYVGPYRLEKTLGKGQTGLVRLGVHRVTCQKVAVKIVNREKLSESVLMKVEREIAILKLIEHPHVLKLHDVYENKKYLYLVLEHVSGGELFDYLVKKGRLTPKEARKFFRQIISALDFCHSHSICHRDLKPENLLLDEKNNIRIADFGMASLQVGDSLLETSCGSPHYACPEVIRGEKYDGRKADVWSCGVILFALLVGALPFDDDNLRQLLEKVKRGVFHMPHFIPPDCQSLLRGMIEVDAARRLTLEHIQKHIWYIGGKNEPEPEQPVPRKVQIRSLPSLEDIDPDVLDSMHSLGCFRDRNKLLQDLLSEEENQEKMIYFLLLDRKERYPSHEDEDLPPRNEIDPPRKRVDSPMLNRHGKRRPERKSMEVLSVTDGGSPVPARRALEMAQHGQRSRSISGASSGLSTSPLSSPRVTPHPSPRGSPLPTPKGTPVHTPKESPAGTPNPTPPSSPSVGGVPWRTRLNSIKNSFLGSPRFHRRKLQVPTPEEMSNLTPESSPELAKKSWFGNFISLEKEEQIFVVIKDKPLSSIKADIVHAFLSIPSLSHSVISQTSFRAEYKATGGPAVFQKPVKFQVDITYTEGGAAQKENGIYSVTFTLLSGPSRRFKRVVETIQAQLLSTHEQPSAQHLSDTTNCMEMMTGRLSKCDEKNGQAAQAPSMPAKRSAHSPLGDSAAAGPGPGGDAEYPAGKDTARTGLPAARREQP, from the exons GCCTGGTGAGGCTGGGGGTCCACCGTGTCACGTGCCAGAAGGTGGCCGTCAAGATCGTCAACCGGGAGAAGCTCAGCGAGTCTGTGCTGATGAAG GTGGAGCGGGAGATCGCGATCCTGAAGCTGATCGAGCACCCCCACGTCCTCAAACTGCACGACgtctatgaaaacaaaaaatattt ATACCTGGTGCTAGAACACGTGTCTGGTGGAGAGCTCTTTGACTACCTGGTCAAGAAGGGGAGGCTGACCCCCAAGGAGGCCCGGAAGTTCTTCCGCCAGATCATCTCTGCGCTGGACTTCTGCCACAGCCACTCCATATG CCACAGGGATCTGAAACCAGAAAACCTTCTACTGGACGAGAAGAATAACATCCGGATCGCAGACTTCGGCATGGCGTCGCTGCAGGTTGGCGACAGCCTGCTGGAGACCAGCTGCGG GTCGCCCCACTATGCCTGTCCGGAGGTGATCCGG GGGGAGAAATACGACGGCCGCAAGGCAGACGTGTGGAGCTGCGGCGTGATTCTGTTCGCGTTGCTGGTG GGGGCGCTGCCCTTCGACGACGACAACCTGCGGCAGCTGCTGGAGAAGGTGAAACGCGGGGTCTTCCACATGCCGCACTTCATCCCGCCCGACTGCCAGAGCCTGCTGCGCGGCATGATCGAGGTGGACGCGGCGCGGCGTCTCACG CTAGAGCACATTCAGAAACACATATGGTATAT AGGAGGCAAGAACGAGCCGGAGCCGGAGCAGCCTGTCCCTCGCAAGGTGCAGATCCGCTCCCTGCCCAGCCTGGAGGACATCGACCCCGACGTGCTGGACAGCATGCACTCGCTCGGCTGCTTCCGGGACCGCAACAAGCTGCTGCAGGACCTGCTGTCCGAGGA GGAGAACCAGGAGAAGATGatctatttcctcctcctggacCGGAAAGAGAGGTACCCGAGCCACGAGGACGAGGACTTGCCGCCCAGGAACGAGATAG ACCCGCCCCGGAAGCGCGTGGACTCCCCGATGCTCAACCGGCACGGCAAGCGGCGGCCCGAGCGGAAGTCCATGGAGGTGCTGAGCGTGACGGACGGCGGCTCCCCTGTGCCCGCACGGCGGGCCCTGGAGATGGCCCAGCACGGCCAGAG GTCCAGGTCCATCAGCGGCGCCTCCTCGGGCCTGTCCACCAGCCCGCTCAGCAGCCCCCGG GTGACCCCTCACCCCTCTCCGAGGGGCAGTCCCCTCCCTACCCCCAAGGGGACGCCTGTGCACACACCCAAGGAGAGCCCGGCTGGCACGCCCAACCCCACGCCGCCATCCAGCCCCAGCGTGGGAGGGGTGCCCTGGAGGACGCGGCTCAACTCCATCAAGAACAGCTTCCTGGGGTCGCCCCGCTTCCACCGCCGGAAACTGCAAG TTCCGACGCCCGAGGAGATGTCCAACCTGACCCCGGAGTCGTCCCCAGA GCTCGCCAAGAAGTCCTGGTTCGGAAACTTCATCAGCCTAGAGAAGGAGGAGCAGATCTTCGTGGTCATCAAGGATAAGCCGCTGAGCTCCATCAAAGCTGACATCGTCCACGCCTTCCTGTCG ATCCCCAGCCTCAGCCACAGCGTCATCTCCCAGACGAGCTTCCGGGCGGAGTACAAGGCGACCGGGGGCCCGGCCGTGTTCCAGAAGCCGGTCAAGTTCCAGGTGGACATCACGTACACGGAGGGCGGGGCCGCGCAGAAGGAGAACGGCATCTACTCGGTCACGTTCACGCTCCTGTCGG GCCCGAGCCGCCGCTTCAAGAGGGTTGTGGAGACCATTCAGGCCCAGCTGCTGAGCACACACGAGCAGCCCTCTGCCCAGCACTTGTCAG ACACCACTAACTGTATGGAAATGATGACGGGGAGGCTTTCCAAATGTG ACGAGAAGAACGGGCAGGcggcccaggcccccagcatgCCCGCCAAGCGGAGTGCCCACAGCCCACTCGGGGACTCCGCGGCCGCTGGCCCCGGCCCTGGAGGGGACGCCGAGTACCCAGCGGGCAAGGACACGGCCAGGACGGGGCTGCCCGCCGCCCGCCGGGAGCAGCCTTAG